One Sporichthya brevicatena genomic window, GGGAAAACCACCCTCGCCGCCCAGCTCATCCGCGCCAGACTCGGCCTCGACACCACCGTCCTCGGCCTCCCCGTCACCCCCGGCCGGCGCGTCCTCTACCTCGCCATGGACCGGCCCAGGCAGATCGCCCGCGCCCACCGGCGGATCTACAACGACACCGACCGGGACGTCCTCCAAGACCGGCTCGTCGTCTGGGAAGGACCACCGCCGTACGACCTCGCCAAGAGGCCCGAAACCCTCACCGAGATGGCGGAGGCCGCCGGCGCGGACACCATCGTCGTCGACTCCCTGAAAGACGCCGCGATCGGACTCACCGACGACGAAGTCGGCGCCAGCTACAACCGGGCCAGGCAAGCCGCCCTCGTCGCCGGCGTCCAAGTCCTCGAACTCCACCACCAGCGCAAGGCGTCAGCCGGGAACGCCAAGCCGAACAGCCTCGACGACGTGTACGGCTCCACCTGGCTCACCGCCGGCGCCGGCTCCGTCATCCTCCTCTGGGGCACCCCCGGTGACGCGATCGTCGAACTGTCCCATCTCAAACAGCCCGCCGAACCGATCGGGCCGATGCGGGTCATCCACGACCACCACACCGGCCGCAGCGACATCTACCACTCCACCGACCTGCTCGCCCTCGCCATCGCGAACCAGGGCAGGCTCACCGCCCGGCTCACCGCGATAGCCATGTTCGAGACCGACAAGCCCGACCGGAACCAGGTCGAGAAGGCGCGTCGAAAGCTCGAAGCCCTCGTCCGAGCGGGCCACCTCACGGTGACCGGAGAAGGTGCCCGCGGCGGCACACCAGGCACCGGCGGGACGACCTACGGGGCGGCCCGACATGCCGCGTAGAGCAATCACGGAAGCAATCACGGCACCTTTTCCGCGACAGGCAATCACGGTGCCTCGGAGCAATCACGACTCCGGCGAAACCGCAGGTCAAACAATCACGGCACCAATCACGGCAATCACGAACCAGAGCAATCACGGCTGCCCCCCCCTCTATATAGGGGGGCAGGCGTTGCTCCCGCCCGAACACCTCTCGAATGGAGCGCTCAGATGAAGCCCGACAACACCACCGAGATCTGCCGCTGCGGCCACCGCGACATTGAGCACGACGGCTCGGGCTACAAGCCCTGCCGGAAGATGTCCTGCCCCTGCCGGCGGTTCGCCGATGGCACGGTGCCGCGCTGCCCAGTCCCGG contains:
- a CDS encoding AAA family ATPase; translated protein: MSFLQNVYEHDGKHQPPPTPAPLAVAGPGEDTPYGLAALMAECRDIAVMPPDSGRNVALNDAAYAMGQLIGSGHLTEATARRQLEVAARACGLPEKEIRLVLRDDGTGGLAAGRRTPRQVPKRADPGATEPATATSVSGSDGASDSTGTFVPVASVDPIRARLRPGAAFILDTPNHIPAIWGEGTTIAWAEGEALMLNGPAGVGKTTLAAQLIRARLGLDTTVLGLPVTPGRRVLYLAMDRPRQIARAHRRIYNDTDRDVLQDRLVVWEGPPPYDLAKRPETLTEMAEAAGADTIVVDSLKDAAIGLTDDEVGASYNRARQAALVAGVQVLELHHQRKASAGNAKPNSLDDVYGSTWLTAGAGSVILLWGTPGDAIVELSHLKQPAEPIGPMRVIHDHHTGRSDIYHSTDLLALAIANQGRLTARLTAIAMFETDKPDRNQVEKARRKLEALVRAGHLTVTGEGARGGTPGTGGTTYGAARHAA